Proteins from a genomic interval of Zingiber officinale cultivar Zhangliang chromosome 2A, Zo_v1.1, whole genome shotgun sequence:
- the LOC122043035 gene encoding ubiquitin carboxyl-terminal hydrolase 2-like isoform X2 has translation MGKKVKSKRLNARGLHPRAPNPGARGSGEDVDGEDAVAGGFCSHYSKDNAQLNQVLLGILSSDVAPTCEGCRDYPPAKRVGDKKGKQEKKREGGAKSPGGHPVWVCLGCNRCFCRGAVNDSVPYGHARRHWKQVHHDLMVRCDKPEIGWCFSCNSSIHIELPNADAEEEEAKSVGDDKRVKVLEAEPFTMNEEKGYVIRGLSNLGNTCFFNSVMQNLLAIDLLRQYMLNLNRPIGPLTMALKKLFSETSTGPTTKGVLNPKNLFGCICSKAPQFRGYQQQDSHELLRCLLDGLHAEESNAGKEQDTDDQGSPNLESTLVDNVFGGQLSSTVRCVECGHSSTVHELFLDLSLPVPSKKSTSKKAPPSPPKRKPPPKERNKSRKFQEKANARGSVVLPQCGPEERVTSSVDYCESSDPPKTEENNNWGTAAPKTELDIAPEAEGSSWMDYLAEPTMTADALDFAIQSSHPPNTSQLFQNENKISVGSEVDNSPTQPKVSLDSNIDNVSRNDTSSSCVHDPGVILLPYKALDHITGVMFGFNSSQSPDNESSSGNLAEEPSVEAAAIADSEQVDVEFDGFGDLFNEPEVTSELKAETGMVEETPATLWTNNSCEINQEVDNSENIVSIESCLTLFTNMELLSNEHAWYCEHCSGALSSDMITDETCKSDPLPTLGNTSMMKLQDEGDECTTEKTSLDFQVSYLHSTGLSNLGNRRTASVSAETELLSEKPDSEQKSYVGCDLDEAKFKNEAITDGNNKVFPDYISIGQTDKLNVMAEDQEFTDSRPKQIEGDKTASVKEEAQFSGHALAATLTNCPHDIGENLMNPCRNNKLAINLRKKCSNLSSQACPAQYIRVKKEEPAKKKFKRDATKRILISKTPPILTVHLKRFSQDARGRLSKLRGHVLFHEILDLRPYLDPSGKGRPGDKLRNQGIHGHVYFQQ, from the exons ATGGGGAAGAAGGTGAAAAGTAAAAGGTTGAACGCTCGCGGATTGCATCCTCGGGCTCCCAACCCAGGGGCAAGAGGTTCGGGGGAGGATGTGGATGGTGAGGATGCCGTGGCCGGAGGATTTTGTAGCCATTACAGTAAAGACAATGCCCAATTGAATCAGGTTCTTCTTGGAATCTTGTCATCCGATGTTGCCCCCACTTGCGAGGGATGCAGGGACTATCCTCCTGCTAAAAGAGTCGGGGATAAGAAGGGTAAGCAAGAGAAAAAGAGGGAAGGAGGAGCAAAGAGCCCCGGCGGGCATCCTGTTTGGGTATGTTTGGGTTGCAATCGCTGCTTCTGCAGGGGAGCAGTGAATGACTCGGTGCCTTACGGCCATGCTCGCAGGCATTGGAAGCAGGTGCACCATGATCTCATGGTGAGATGTGACAAGCCTGAAATTGGCTGGTGCTTCTCGTGCAACTCATCGATCCATATTGAGTTGCCAAACGCTGATGCAGAGGAGGAGGAGGCTAAATCAGTTGGAGATGATAAGAGGGTTAAAGTTTTAGAGGCTGAGCCTTTTACCATGAATGAAGAGAAGGGATATGTGATAAGAGGGTTGTCAAACCTGGGAAACACTTGTTTCTTTAATTCAGTGATGCAGAATCTTCTGGCAATAGATTTGCTCAGGCAGTACATGTTGAACTTGAACAGGCCTATTGGACCGCTTACTATGGCGTTGAAGAAGTTATTCAGTGAAACAAGTACTGGGCCAACTACTAAAGGTGTATTGAACCCAAAGAATCTTTTTGGATGTATATGTTCCAAAGCACCTCAGTTCAGAGGTTACCAGCAGCAGGACAGCCATGAATTGCTACGTTGCTTGCTTGATGGGTTGCATGCTGAAGAGAGCAATGCTGGAAAAGAGCAGGATACCGATGATCAAGGCTCTCCAAATTTAGAGAGCACCTTGGTTGATAACGTATTTGGTGGCCAGCTATCTAGTACAGTCCGTTGTGTTGAATGTGGCCATTCTTCTACAGTTCATGAGCTGTTTCTAGATTTATCACTGCCAGTGCCTTCAAAGAAGTCAACTTCCAAGAAAGCTCCACCTTCTCCACCTAAAAGGAAGCCACCtccaaaagaaagaaataaaagtaGGAAGTTTCAAGAAAAAGCAAATGCCAGAGGATCTGTTGTCTTGCCTCAATGTGGACCTGAAGAAAGAGTTACTTCCTCAGTGGACTATTGCGAGTCATCTGATCCACCCAAAACAGAAGAAAACAATAACTGGGGCACTGCTGCACCAAAAACAGAACTAGATATTGCTCCAGAAGCTGAGGGTTCATCATGGATGGATTATCTTGCAGAACCGACGATGACAGCAGATGCTTTAGATTTTGCTATTCAATCTTCTCACCCTCCTAATACCTCTCAATTATTTCAGAATGAAAACAAAATTTCTGTTGGATCAGAAGTGGACAATTCTCCTACACAACCAAAAGTTTCTTTGGATTCGAACATTGATAATGTTAGCAGAAATGATACTTCTTCTTCATGCGTACATGATCCTGGAGTTATTTTGCTTCCTTATAAAGCACTAGATCACATCACTGGTGTCATGTTTGGTTTCAATTCTTCTCAGAGTCCTGATAACGAGTCTTCCTCTGGAAATTTGGCGGAGGAACCAAGTGTCGAGGCAGCTGCCATTGCTGACTCTGAACAAGTAGATGTCGAGTTTGATGGATTTGGTGATCTATTTAATGAACCAGAGGTTACTTCAGAGCTGAAGGCTGAAACTGGCATGGTTGAAGAGACGCCTGCGACTCTTTGGACCAATAACAGTTGTGAGATTAATCAGGAAGTGGATAATAGTGAAAATATTGTTTCAATTGAAAGTTGTCTAACATTATTTACCAACATGGAGCTTTTGTCCAATGAACATGCATGGTACTGTGAGCACTGTTCGGGAGCCTTGTCAAGTGATATGATTACTGATGAGACATGCAAGAGTGATCCTTTACCAACACTAGGCAACACAAGCATGATGAAGCTTCAGGATGAAGGGGATGAATGCACAACTGAAAAAACTTCTCTTGACTTCCAGGTGAGCTACCTCCATTCAACTGGTCTTAGCAATTTAGGAAATAGACGGACAGCATCAGTCAGTGCAGAGACCGAGTTACTCTCAGAAAAGCCCGATTCAGAGCAGAAATCATATGTGGGTTGTGATTTGGATGaagcaaaatttaaaaatgaagcgATCACTGATGGTAATAACAAAGTTTTTCCAGACTATATATCAATTGGTCAAACAGACAAATTAAATGTGATGGCAGAAGATCAGGAATTTACAGATTCAAGGCCTAAGCAAATTGAGGGTGACAAAACTGCAAGTGTCAAGGAAGAAGCTCAATTTAGTGGGCATGCTCTAGCAGCTACTTTGACTAATTGTCCACATGATATTGGGGAAAACTTGATGAATCCCTGCAGAAATAACAAACTTGCAATTAACTTACGGAAAAAGTGTTCAAATCTTTCAAGCCAAGCTTGTCCAGCCCAATATATAAGGGTCAAAAAAGAGGAACCTGCAAAGAAGAAATTCAAGAGGGATGCAACTAAAAGGATTTTAATCAGCAAAACACCACCTATTTTGACTGTACATTTGAAGAGATTTAGTCAAGATGCTCGTGGTCGATTAAGTAAGTTGAGAGGCCATGTTCTCTTCCACGAGATACTTGATTTGAGGCCTTATCTAGATCcaag TGGGAAAGGAAGGCCAGGAGATAAGCTGAGAAACCAAGGGATCCATGGACATGTTTACTTTCAGCAGTAG
- the LOC122043034 gene encoding small ubiquitin-related modifier 1-like encodes MSGAGNEEDKKPADQAAHINLKVKGQDGNEVFFRIKRSTQLKKLMNAYCDRQSVDFNSIAFLFDGRRLHGEQTPEGLEMEDGDEIDAMLHQTGGSLQI; translated from the exons ATGTCGGGAGCTGGAAACGAGGAAGACAAGAAGCCGGCGGATCAAGCGGCGCACATCAATCTCAAGGTCAAGGGGCAG GATGGAAATGAAGTGTTCTTCCGGATCAAGCGCAGCACTCAGCTGAAGAAACTCATGAACGCTTATTGTGATCGCCAATCTGTGGATTTCAATTCCATTGCTTTCCTGTTCGATGGCCGTCGGCTCCATGGCGAACAGACTCCAGAAGGG CTTGAGATGGAAGATGGCGATGAGATTGATGCCATGCTGCATCAAACTGGAGGTAGCCTTCAAATCTAG
- the LOC122043035 gene encoding ubiquitin carboxyl-terminal hydrolase 2-like isoform X1: MGKKVKSKRLNARGLHPRAPNPGARGSGEDVDGEDAVAGGFCSHYSKDNAQLNQVLLGILSSDVAPTCEGCRDYPPAKRVGDKKGKQEKKREGGAKSPGGHPVWVCLGCNRCFCRGAVNDSVPYGHARRHWKQVHHDLMVRCDKPEIGWCFSCNSSIHIELPNADAEEEEAKSVGDDKRVKVLEAEPFTMNEEKGYVIRGLSNLGNTCFFNSVMQNLLAIDLLRQYMLNLNRPIGPLTMALKKLFSETSTGPTTKGVLNPKNLFGCICSKAPQFRGYQQQDSHELLRCLLDGLHAEESNAGKEQDTDDQGSPNLESTLVDNVFGGQLSSTVRCVECGHSSTVHELFLDLSLPVPSKKSTSKKAPPSPPKRKPPPKERNKSRKFQEKANARGSVVLPQCGPEERVTSSVDYCESSDPPKTEENNNWGTAAPKTELDIAPEAEGSSWMDYLAEPTMTADALDFAIQSSHPPNTSQLFQNENKISVGSEVDNSPTQPKVSLDSNIDNVSRNDTSSSCVHDPGVILLPYKALDHITGVMFGFNSSQSPDNESSSGNLAEEPSVEAAAIADSEQVDVEFDGFGDLFNEPEVTSELKAETGMVEETPATLWTNNSCEINQEVDNSENIVSIESCLTLFTNMELLSNEHAWYCEHCSGALSSDMITDETCKSDPLPTLGNTSMMKLQDEGDECTTEKTSLDFQVSYLHSTGLSNLGNRRTASVSAETELLSEKPDSEQKSYVGCDLDEAKFKNEAITDGNNKVFPDYISIGQTDKLNVMAEDQEFTDSRPKQIEGDKTASVKEEAQFSGHALAATLTNCPHDIGENLMNPCRNNKLAINLRKKCSNLSSQACPAQYIRVKKEEPAKKKFKRDATKRILISKTPPILTVHLKRFSQDARGRLSKLRGHVLFHEILDLRPYLDPRCEENENCIYSLFGVVVHSGGMAGGHYIAYVRGQRNSEKARKDVNSSSWFYASDAHIREASFSEVLQCEAYILFYEKI, translated from the exons ATGGGGAAGAAGGTGAAAAGTAAAAGGTTGAACGCTCGCGGATTGCATCCTCGGGCTCCCAACCCAGGGGCAAGAGGTTCGGGGGAGGATGTGGATGGTGAGGATGCCGTGGCCGGAGGATTTTGTAGCCATTACAGTAAAGACAATGCCCAATTGAATCAGGTTCTTCTTGGAATCTTGTCATCCGATGTTGCCCCCACTTGCGAGGGATGCAGGGACTATCCTCCTGCTAAAAGAGTCGGGGATAAGAAGGGTAAGCAAGAGAAAAAGAGGGAAGGAGGAGCAAAGAGCCCCGGCGGGCATCCTGTTTGGGTATGTTTGGGTTGCAATCGCTGCTTCTGCAGGGGAGCAGTGAATGACTCGGTGCCTTACGGCCATGCTCGCAGGCATTGGAAGCAGGTGCACCATGATCTCATGGTGAGATGTGACAAGCCTGAAATTGGCTGGTGCTTCTCGTGCAACTCATCGATCCATATTGAGTTGCCAAACGCTGATGCAGAGGAGGAGGAGGCTAAATCAGTTGGAGATGATAAGAGGGTTAAAGTTTTAGAGGCTGAGCCTTTTACCATGAATGAAGAGAAGGGATATGTGATAAGAGGGTTGTCAAACCTGGGAAACACTTGTTTCTTTAATTCAGTGATGCAGAATCTTCTGGCAATAGATTTGCTCAGGCAGTACATGTTGAACTTGAACAGGCCTATTGGACCGCTTACTATGGCGTTGAAGAAGTTATTCAGTGAAACAAGTACTGGGCCAACTACTAAAGGTGTATTGAACCCAAAGAATCTTTTTGGATGTATATGTTCCAAAGCACCTCAGTTCAGAGGTTACCAGCAGCAGGACAGCCATGAATTGCTACGTTGCTTGCTTGATGGGTTGCATGCTGAAGAGAGCAATGCTGGAAAAGAGCAGGATACCGATGATCAAGGCTCTCCAAATTTAGAGAGCACCTTGGTTGATAACGTATTTGGTGGCCAGCTATCTAGTACAGTCCGTTGTGTTGAATGTGGCCATTCTTCTACAGTTCATGAGCTGTTTCTAGATTTATCACTGCCAGTGCCTTCAAAGAAGTCAACTTCCAAGAAAGCTCCACCTTCTCCACCTAAAAGGAAGCCACCtccaaaagaaagaaataaaagtaGGAAGTTTCAAGAAAAAGCAAATGCCAGAGGATCTGTTGTCTTGCCTCAATGTGGACCTGAAGAAAGAGTTACTTCCTCAGTGGACTATTGCGAGTCATCTGATCCACCCAAAACAGAAGAAAACAATAACTGGGGCACTGCTGCACCAAAAACAGAACTAGATATTGCTCCAGAAGCTGAGGGTTCATCATGGATGGATTATCTTGCAGAACCGACGATGACAGCAGATGCTTTAGATTTTGCTATTCAATCTTCTCACCCTCCTAATACCTCTCAATTATTTCAGAATGAAAACAAAATTTCTGTTGGATCAGAAGTGGACAATTCTCCTACACAACCAAAAGTTTCTTTGGATTCGAACATTGATAATGTTAGCAGAAATGATACTTCTTCTTCATGCGTACATGATCCTGGAGTTATTTTGCTTCCTTATAAAGCACTAGATCACATCACTGGTGTCATGTTTGGTTTCAATTCTTCTCAGAGTCCTGATAACGAGTCTTCCTCTGGAAATTTGGCGGAGGAACCAAGTGTCGAGGCAGCTGCCATTGCTGACTCTGAACAAGTAGATGTCGAGTTTGATGGATTTGGTGATCTATTTAATGAACCAGAGGTTACTTCAGAGCTGAAGGCTGAAACTGGCATGGTTGAAGAGACGCCTGCGACTCTTTGGACCAATAACAGTTGTGAGATTAATCAGGAAGTGGATAATAGTGAAAATATTGTTTCAATTGAAAGTTGTCTAACATTATTTACCAACATGGAGCTTTTGTCCAATGAACATGCATGGTACTGTGAGCACTGTTCGGGAGCCTTGTCAAGTGATATGATTACTGATGAGACATGCAAGAGTGATCCTTTACCAACACTAGGCAACACAAGCATGATGAAGCTTCAGGATGAAGGGGATGAATGCACAACTGAAAAAACTTCTCTTGACTTCCAGGTGAGCTACCTCCATTCAACTGGTCTTAGCAATTTAGGAAATAGACGGACAGCATCAGTCAGTGCAGAGACCGAGTTACTCTCAGAAAAGCCCGATTCAGAGCAGAAATCATATGTGGGTTGTGATTTGGATGaagcaaaatttaaaaatgaagcgATCACTGATGGTAATAACAAAGTTTTTCCAGACTATATATCAATTGGTCAAACAGACAAATTAAATGTGATGGCAGAAGATCAGGAATTTACAGATTCAAGGCCTAAGCAAATTGAGGGTGACAAAACTGCAAGTGTCAAGGAAGAAGCTCAATTTAGTGGGCATGCTCTAGCAGCTACTTTGACTAATTGTCCACATGATATTGGGGAAAACTTGATGAATCCCTGCAGAAATAACAAACTTGCAATTAACTTACGGAAAAAGTGTTCAAATCTTTCAAGCCAAGCTTGTCCAGCCCAATATATAAGGGTCAAAAAAGAGGAACCTGCAAAGAAGAAATTCAAGAGGGATGCAACTAAAAGGATTTTAATCAGCAAAACACCACCTATTTTGACTGTACATTTGAAGAGATTTAGTCAAGATGCTCGTGGTCGATTAAGTAAGTTGAGAGGCCATGTTCTCTTCCACGAGATACTTGATTTGAGGCCTTATCTAGATCcaag GTGCGAGGAAAATGAAAACTGCATTTACTCCCTTTTTGGGGTGGTCGTACACTCTGGTGGCATGGCTGGTGGTCACTATATTGCCTACGTGCGAGGTCAAAGGAACAGTGAGAAAGCGAGGAAGGACGTAAATTCATCCTCCTGGTTTTACGCCAGCGATGCTCATATCAGGGAGGCTTCTTTTTCTGAAGTCCTTCAGTGTGAAGCCTACATTCTGTTCTACGAGAAGATATAA